ctgtcaagtgcttcgagagaatgagaaaaacggtaacaaattatgtggcgggggaatacaaggtccaaagttaccttagagcatattccgaccaattccacccacttggtaatgaagcttattggccaaacgagccgttttcgatggttgctaacaaggattacattagaaaattgggcattaactcacggactcgtagacccaatcaaatggatgttagtgaaagaacttactctcgcaagtgctctatatgtaagcaatatggccatgacaagcgttcgtgtgggcaacaaggtcgtggtagtacaagcacgtctcgaagtaatagagcctctagaacttgaagattgtattgttattgtaatttattattgtattgctttgaattagtattgtaattaaatggaatgaattattttttaattagtataaacctctcgtattggatgaattattattacaagtttcaaaacttgcttcggggcactttagaacccctaaaacgacgatccaaacgtttaagtggacttgatgtaatgagccgacattattgtacgcaaaaaaagatattaagttttatataaaatattgatattttggaattttgaaatatgactaatctttgcccaaagtatggaaaaaaacgtgtttggaaaggtaacgcaaaaaaaaaaaaaaaaaaaaacagtttcagaacattcacgcacgaaattcgtgcgtgaaaggctcAAACTAtatttttgcagtttggtcctttcacgcacgaatttcgtgcgtgaatactactaatggaatttttttttttttttttgcactagtttggttcaactttttattttttgtactacttaagtcgcggattACATCCACCCCATTGAGTGTAAAGAGTTCAACACTTGGCGCAGTTTTCTTGCCTAATATTGATTGAGGATTAATCAGGAAAATACTTACTTGGATTAAGTTTGTTGATATCAGATCAAGCAATTAAACTTTTAAAGTtatgaattaaagtgaaaacATTATTACTTAACATAATTAAATGGTAagaatttatatgaaaaaaatttgCACTTATAAAATTTGATGTAAATACTATGTGCAAATAACTATTTTGTTGTAAATTAAATTAACCTTTCTGGAGCCTAGGTGGAGTGAACACATTTTGACAGTGACTTGCTCCTAAGTCAGATGTGGTGTAGGCATACGTGGAGAGATGAATTAGGAATGAAAGATATTCGGAACAAGGTAGGAGTTGTGTGGGTCTGAGGAGAGGTAGAGATAAGCCGATAAGTGATTAGACATGACATGCATGGTGCACCAGCAGCTTATCGAGGATATGACCCTAAATAGGAGGATTTGGTGATCTAAAATTAGAGTAGAAAGTTAATAAGTAAAGCGTTGTCTAAtttctcttattattattattattattattattattattattattattctcttACTATATTATTCTTCGATTTTTAGTACCACTTgttgtttcctttgttttagttatcgtttcatttttgttttagtTATCGTTTCATTATTGTTGCTACTGTTCTTTTCTCCAGTATTTTTATATGGCTTTCTCACTgtgtatttcttttttgtttttttatatgTGTTACATGAGCCGGGTGTACTATCGGAAACAGCGCCTCTAACCTCacaaggtaggagtaaggttACATATACACCCCCTTTTCAGACTCCGCTTATGAAATTACATTGCGTATGTTGTGTTATTTTGCTCCTGAGTTttcaattttaacaaaattacgcctcaaaatttatttttaaaaggaagCCTTTGGATTCAATAGTACACCAATTTCGGATCCTTAAAGATTTCAAACAGTAACTTGTCTTTTCCTGCTTCATTTAGAATGAACCCGAAACAAAGTTGAGATTACACATATTCAAATCTATAGCCCAGATACGTGAACCAATCGTAAAAAACTTaggaaacaaaatattttataattctCATTATTGAAGATATCTTCAATACATATATTCTTTacattattaattaaaaaaaatattaacttaagCTAAAGAATTTACATTCAGACCTGGAAAAGGCCAGCTCCTTTAACATATTCAGTAAAAGCTAAAGCAACTAACCCTAACATAGCAAATCTTCCATTCCAAATCTCAGCATCAGCACTCATTATCCCACCAGATTTGGATTCAGCAGTAACTCCTTGGAACAGTGGGATAAGTGAAGCCAAAGTGAGCAAAGCACTTGTTCCCAAAAACCATGAAAATCCACCACTTGATAACTGAGCAGATAAATCAGCACCGCTGGCTAGTTCTACACCCATGGCTGCTACAAATCCGATCATTGCTAGCCTACCGTTGATCCTCTCAGGTGCTGGACCACTGAATGAGAACACGTCGATGAAATTGGTGCTTGGCTTTGGCTATTACATACATACACGaatagaaaaagaaatgttAGATTTGTTCTATGCATGAcgacataaaaatatttacacaattaAGTTACTTATTAGGTACTAACAGGCAGAACTTTTAATAAAACTTAATTagtaatttgaaaaaaaaagaaaaaaaaaaaggactgaTCGGAGTAGTAACTAAATTCTCGTATCACAAGTTAAAATTCACTGAGAGGGAAGACAAGATTTAACTTTTCTGATGTTTAAGAAAACGAATACTCGTACTATATATAGGAAAATTTTAATCAAAGGACTGATTCTTTAAGTTGTTGTCTAGAGAGTAGTAAATAATCTCTCTTCAATATTGTTCATGTACTTGCGTGTATTATTTTACATAATAATTGAATACTTACCAAgatcttttttctcaaaagaTCTTGTTATAGAAATATCCActtaaaaaaacttaattaatgtGAGATATGTAAACTTCTGAAAAAAGTGGTGTAGCAGCAGCATCAGTCAAATTAGGGCTTGTGGATTGCTCCAATTTCTCACCCTCCTGCTTTTTTCATTACTGTTTAATATCACTAATCGCTCAAAAATTCACTAATTTTATTATCAgactattaaaatatcaatcataTACTTAGTACTGTTTATGCATGGTAAATTACAAAAAGGTACTGTCCAAATTTGTATGACATACTCGTTTGAAAACGAGTCttgaaaagcgaaaagtatcaaacaaattgagacggaggaaataatttaaattccgagagtcaaacttctttgttttgacgtgaattcggacatacaatctttaaattgttttaaaaataactcatatatttaaaaactatataaaaagtattataagtaacaatattaacaatctaaaatatttaaaagggaATACAAATTAATtgtggtaaaaaaaaatacttatttaactctcgaaaagcgaaatgTGTCTTATAAATTGATACAGATAGAGTACTACTTTTGTTCAATCCAAAAAAGagtttatatttatatactgaCCTCGGACATACACTTAACACGAAGACGTGAATTCTTCTCAAGGTGTGGCAAGTAACAGCTAGGAACAAACTTATTCAGGCTATTATTACTCTGTGAAAAACTTGTGACTGGACTTCCCAAAATCGTGGATTGCATGGCAAATGAAGTCATTTTTCCTCACAAATACTCACTAAtagaaaaaatgttttcctgtTATCTTAGCAGAGACTAAGGATTAGCAAAACACTGAAGAAAGACTTTTTAGGTTACCAAACGAAATTACTCAACTTGATAAGCTTGCCTTGTTAGGTTGGTGGGTATTTATAGTGCATGGGCGAAGGGTAAGAAAGGGAGAAGACAAAAAGGGGTGGATATTTGTGGAGCCACGTAATTAAATTTGGGCCTTTAAGATACCTAAGTCACGTGGACTTATTGGGCTTTTTGCCAAAAGTAACAGGATGATGTGGCCTGCCTTTTCACCCCATATGTGTCCATTATTTTGTgcggagtgcccttcaaatgcactactctttaatttttgtccctcaaatttttgggctttaatttttgcctttacTTAAAATTTTTAGGATTCGGAATTTTCGCtcaatcaaaaattttaaaatcactgatttgagggaccaaaaataaagaccacccccagcaaTGGGTAATCCTGCAAATTACGATAACATTTTTAAAGAGTCAAAACAATATAAATTGCAGGGAATCAACAACAAAGTCATCATATTATcttactatatatatgaactCCAAACCTTGAATCAAACCTTCAACATTTCTGGGCGTCTATCGAATTAGTCCATTGTCCCGTGTCTCCAGCTGAGAGTGTAGGATAGATATAGTCGATGAGTCAAATCAGCTAAATCTCGAATTGAAGTATTCAACCATCTAAACAACTTGTATTCATTATAGAGTAATGAGTAATGTTAGCAGATGAATATCCAAGAGTGACAGCTGAATTTTGTGTTAAAGGTTTATTTTGCTCATTGATTGATTATGGACAAATAAACTATTGCTTCATGTGTAATTAGATAAAACTTTAAAATAATGGTGATGCAGTACCAACTATTTACAGTTGGAAGTTCTAACTAATTACTAATGTAAGAAGAAGACCATGCCAGAAAATCCTAGACACTTCCACACATAAAAGCCAAATGCCCCACACTACATTTATCATGTACCCCCTTCATTTCATTACTCAAAGCAACTTGTATTCAACTTGTAAGCAGTACAAGTTCAAGTTCTAGGAGGTTCTAGACATATAAGGCAATTCGCagtaatgcccttattttggggtggtctttaatttttgcccatcaaaatgaaagtatttaacttttgcccttcgcctaaaatctCAGGGTTCCGGATTCGAATTTCCGCTGTCAAAAATTTCGTAGGGCATAAACTGGaccccaacttatgccttaagttgggtttcaaactctgtcaaaaatatatatatatatatatattgctggAATTTTGCAAATCTTATATTAAAGCTAACTTTGGGCAAAAGTTAGCCTTGAAGCAACgtttgtcttaaggcataagttgaaGCTTAAAGCTGCTTTGGGTCAACTTATGTCTTGTGAATCAACTTTGGCCTACTTGAAttccaacttatgccttacaatttttttaattttttttattgagcctGAATTTTAACTTGGACGGCTTTAGGTGTTAAGCGAAGAAGCCGAATATTAaataccaccaatttgagggacaaaaattaaagaccatcccaaaagaagggaaatccGCGCCAAAAAAAGTTTGCAATTCTCCAAAAATACAGCAATATGGCCTAGAATTTCTATTATTGCGGAATGGACTTTTTACTTAACCAGTCTCGACcacaattaagaaaaaataagtcAATCAAAAAATAAGTCAATCAAATAACAAAAAGAATCGCAAAATAACAAAGACAACAGCACAACAATAGGATGCGCATCCAGGGAATCGAACCCTGGTCAGTACCGTGGGAGGGTACTATGATACCACTACACCAGAtgcgcttttttttttctcagagAACCTATTTCCTAATTAATAAAGAGTGAATACGTATTGCTATTTTGGTTTGACAATTGACATTACTTCACACCTCAAAAGAGCCACATTTTGGAGATGGaagaatttttttcataattaactGATTGTTatgataaaagatgacacaaGACAAGTTATCCATGACCTTAGTGTGTATAATTTTGGCTCTTAAGTGCATTCTcgtgattttttaaaatttttttggctTTAACCGAggatgcattaaaataaaaacataaattaaagaGTTATTACAATCGCGGGGTAGGTCTAAAAGGTAGTACCCTTAAATTGTCTTTGTTTAGTGAAAGTAGAACAAATGAGTGTGGGGAGTTCCAAAAATATGTTTCTTCCATTGCTGGTTCCTTGCATATTGCTTTGTTTTCCATCACTGGCCAGCTGCTGTATAACTCTGTTGGCTTCACGGAATTTATGTTGTATCCATGGCTTCCATTAGGAACCTGCAATCATTAATTAGATTTGTGTGAGGAGAGTGTATATGAACATTAAGTATTGTGAGTATGTGATCAGTACCTGAGAATCTGCTTCTGCTATCACACTGGAAATAGATTTTTTCATAAAAGCTAATTTGGGCCCCTTCGATAGGGCGTGTATTTCCGCATGTAAAGCTGATTGACAGCTTATATGGGTTGAAATAAGTTAGGCAtgacaaaattattttgtgCTAATTTTCTTGTTTACAAGAATTCAGTTTCAGTCGGAAGAAAGGTGAGGTGACACtaaatatttcttcatttttttgcgcggattgcccctctttttgggtggtctttaaattttgcctctcatatttgtgatctttaagttttgcccttcactTACAAAGGTGGGCGAATACCTGAGATTCTGGATTCGAACCTtcgctcaggcataaaataaaataaaaaattcgcAAAACAGGGCTGGGGCGTGactccttaaggaaaaactaaagttatgacTGATGCGGCATAaataaaagtctgccccataaggcagaacttttccttaaggcatagattttgccttataaggcaaatttttagttatgccttaagaaaaagttccgccttatggggcatacttttaattatatCTTAcggggcacacttttagttaaggctgaactaaaagtatgccccataagacaGAACTTTTTcgtaaggcataactaaaagtttgccttgaaaaggtaaaaaaataaaatatatgcctcaaggcaaagtctgccagAGGGGGCAGAGCAaaattcaaactctgccttgcgaatttttttttaacttttgattgagcgggggttcgaacccggaactcAAGGGTTTtaggtgaagggcaaaaattaaagatgtaacatcccgtaaattcgagttaggtgtgaatgtatgaaactagtataaagattatattttagctatatgaatccattcgggatgaattcgggtgataaacagtcgttttgaagtcaaacaagtgagttcttaaggccttctaaattcgtctaagtctgagacagTCTGTACTTATGGCCAGTTTTAGGGTACTGacgttaggaatttgagaaaactcaaaacatgaaaattgtaggcctttgaaatacctttccaaccttatattatggagctcaaacgAAGCTCTGTGCTAGAAGTTATCCCCGTTTTAGTGGACGCTGCGCAGTCTGCGCGAAGTGCCCTTCAGGTGCGTGATCGCGCACCAGAGGCAGTGTTACTGCCTTCGCTGCATGATCACCTGCGCGAAGTGGGCCTCCATCTGCACGGCCGCTCACCGAACACGAggttttaaaagccaaacttcgttatattcattcccacttcgttttaaaccaatttGTTTGAGGTAAAGAACCCTAAAGAAGTCTCTCAAGCCCCAAGGATGAAACTCttctctcccaaccttcaatatactttaaggtaagcctattccatgcattccaagtcaattccaacatacgctcatgatcattaagcaagaattcatTATTCTTAACAtcgggttttcaagaaaacctaaTTAAAGGGATTCAAAACTAGGCTTTGGGATTCTTATTCAAAGTTCATATTTTCAttacaagtttggagcattaccaagTATGTAGAGTTGCTATctatgtgtgggaacatcattgttcttccccacgcccttcttccataaattatgaagctatacgaaaactagggttttgacCATgatcatgataaccctaggcccatgtcccatgattatattatgtatgaatttgTTAGTAATTCTTCATTGAAGTTCTTGATAattccttatgattattgagaatctgtcctaatctatgaaaaaattcatgctttgcatcctatgggttcttacatgcaagctatgactattatgatattttcaagaaatatacTACATGTcttacaagttttcatgcaattatatTCTATAATTACTCtcatgccatgatacaagatacatacatactaaatacaagtcatgctttcatgaaaccatgtttacaagttatatCACGAAAATCaagggcttcttagccaactatatcatgtccatgtttttgggagttgcacaaattaccgagaaggctcagatagcctgaaactacgtaacCATTGTAGGATAacgatcgctccgcccagttaggacgattccttaattttcCACTGAATGGATTCATCAGGCACGTTAcaccttataccctggcaaggtatgggggctctgctggtccgacgaggtaccagactccacgtacccacgtggtgatatcacgttgtcggtttatgaaatgctctccctattTACCATGTgtgtgtgaatatatatatatctatatgctCATGTTTATctccaggttttcagtttcacttcttatcatgttattccatgtcccatattatttctttcagttgctttacataccagtacattcaatgtgctgacgtaccatgtgtgtatatatatatatatatattcatgctcatgtttatgtccaggttttcagtttcacttcttatcatgttattccatgtcccgtgttatttctttcagttgctttacataccagtacattcaatgtgttgacgtccctttgcccgggggcctgcttTTCACGATGCATGTACTGATTTACAGGACAACATATCTGCTTAGTAGGACTTCGCACTTATCAGCTTTTGGGTGAGCCCCATCTCTTCCGGGGTTTagacatttattatttatttattttcatgataaTATGTGCATTTAAAAATAtactgggggccttgtcccggcgggtatgttttcatgttcagacttatgttagaggtttcgtagactagacaagtcagttatgttatgtcagactttcggagtcgtatagccatttttggctcattcatgttatttccgcactcatatttaaacaagtatttttattgaGTATCATGACTTGTTACGTTTTATAgaagctcatcatgcattcacgttatattccgctcatgttatgccccatgatgattcagcaagccatgtggttcgctcggtcacatacaGTAAGGCACcaagtgccgtgtttcgcccaggtccatggttcggggtgtgacaaaagacCGCCAATTTtaggggcaaaagttaaagaccatcccaaaagaagggcaagaATTGCCCATATTTCTTCTAGGCAGGGCCGGCCCAAGGGTAAGGCAGCCCAAGCAGTTGCTTTAGGCCTGCCATTATGTGGCCCCAAAATTTTCTTGTAAGTAGTACATTTTATTTAGAAAACGAAAaaagctcaaatatgtcatcgaatTATCGGCAATGACTCATTTATgacactcgtcaatagtttgggtCATTTATGCTATTGAACTAtgggaaatggctcatttatgccgctcatcaatagtttggctcatttataccATCGCTTGTTACCAAAAgaactcatccatgccatttttcattaacgccgattttacaataccagatatgacacgtgggcTCTAACTAATGaataaaaaatcgcaaggcaaggctttccAAAAAGTCTGTCTtattgccttaaggcataactgaAAGTttaccttataaggcaaagtctgcagtctccggcagacttttagttatactttaaggcaaagtctgccgcaCAAGGCAGGCTTTTTGCAAAGTCttaccttgcgaatttttttatatttttataactaagccgggattcgaacccaaaaattaaagaccacccccaacgaGGACagtcgtgcaaattgcccaaacAACCCAACTAAAACCCCAGCCCAAAAGAATCACTCCAGTAACAATTTATAAGACGCATGCAATAGAGTCTTCTTTCAACAGTGAAACTGTCAAATATTTGCCTCCCTTCAACTCTCAAAATAGAGCAAACCTACAAACTATATTGCTAAGTTTTCATCAAACTATATTGCTAATCTTGAACAATGCCTACACTTCCAATAGAACTAATTGTT
This portion of the Lycium ferocissimum isolate CSIRO_LF1 chromosome 1, AGI_CSIRO_Lferr_CH_V1, whole genome shotgun sequence genome encodes:
- the LOC132046811 gene encoding early light-induced protein, chloroplastic-like, with protein sequence MTSFAMQSTILGSPVTSFSQSNNSLNKFVPSCYLPHLEKNSRLRVKCMSEPKPSTNFIDVFSFSGPAPERINGRLAMIGFVAAMGVELASGADLSAQLSSGGFSWFLGTSALLTLASLIPLFQGVTAESKSGGIMSADAEIWNGRFAMLGLVALAFTEYVKGAGLFQV